The Bryobacteraceae bacterium genomic sequence TGCCATGCGTACCGCCAAAGCACACCAAGCCGTTCGCATTGGCGCCACGCGTCCCCACGATCACCGTCAGCGGAACGAGCGAGTATCCCCACGTCCCGTCCAGGTGAAAAGCGACGCGGTAGTGACGTTTGCCGGGTGAGACAAAATCGACTTCGGACCCGTGGTGAACGATATGCGGCATGCGCCCTTTCGGATAAGCACAGAGTACTGGCGCGGCGCTTGTGCGGTCAAGATGCCCTGTGGATTCCCGTACAGCATGGTGGACAGACGGACCACAATGCTTGCCGGGAAGGGGTTGTGTCGTCCAGAATGCTGGGAGAGGGTTCATGCCGACGGTTCCCAATGCCGCTTCCGTGGAGAGAGCGATCGCCATTCTCGAGTACCTCGACGGCTCGCGCCGGGGATTGAACATTTCCGAGATCAGCCGCAAGCTCGGCATCCCCAAGAGTTCCGCGCACGTCATCGTCGTCACCCTCGAACGGCTCGGCTACGTCCGCAAGCGCGAAGACTCCCTTTTCTATATGCTGGGCCTCAAGGCCTACGGGCTCGGAATGGGGATGATGAAGAGCCTCTCGCTTTCCGAGGCCGCCCTGCCGCACATGCGCGCACTGAGCCATCAGCTTCATCTCCCGTCGCACCTCGCTGTGCCCGATGGCGACCAGGGCGTCTACGTACAGAAGGTCGACACCCCCGGCCTCATCAAGATCGATACCTACGTAGGCCGCCGCATGGATCTGCACTGCACCGGCGTCGGAAAAATTATCCTCGCGTTCGGTCCGCAGGAACTGCATGACCGGTTTCTGGCCAAGCAGGTCTACATCCGGCACACCAGAAACACGATCACGTCGCCGCGGCTCATGCAGCGCGAAATCGCCAAGATCCGCAAGCTGGGCTTCGCGATGGACGACGAAGAGGAGGAACTCGCGGTGCGCTGCGTTGCCGTGCCCGTCTTCAAGAACGGCCGCTTCACGGCGGCCCTTTCCGTCACCGGGACGACGGCCCAACTCCCTTTGAACGCCATTGATGAAGTCGCCGCCGTGCTCCGGAGCGCCGCCGCCGCCATCTCCGCTCCGCTGCCGCTTCCGCCCGAGCAGTAACTCAGTCTACGCGTCGATCCCCAGTAGCTTCAGCGAATCGCGCTGGAACATCGCTTCCATCCGATCGGGATCCAGCCGCGGCAGTCGCGTCCCTTCGAGCATGTCGTTCAGCGCGCGCATGCCCGCGAGACTCGCGTCGACGGTGGTGAATGGATAGTCGCTGCCGAACAGGAGCTTGTTCCAAACGCCGTACTCCTGTAGCAGCATCAGCGAGTGATAGAGCTGAAACGGCCGGTAGTGCAGCGCGGAGCAATCGGCGTAGACGTTCGGGTGCTTGCGGATCGTCACCACGCACTCGCCTTCGTACGGGTGGCCGATGTGCGCCAGGATCATCTTCACGTCGGGGAACCGCGTGGCGACGGCGTCCAAGTGCCGCGGCAGCGTGCATTCGAGCGGCGCCTGCGCCACAAACGTCGTGCCCGTGTGCAGCAGCACCGGCAACCCATGCTTCGTCGCGTACTCCCAAAGATAGTCGAACCTCGGGTCCTGCGGAAGAAACCCCGCGTACATCGGCATCAACTTGATGCCTTTCAGCTTGAGGTTCTGATGACCCTCAATCATCTCGTCCTGCCAGCCGGGTTGCGTCGGGTCGAGCGACAGAAAGCCGATCAGCTTCGACGGTTGGGTGGCGGCGTAGGCGGCCACTTCTTTGTCCGGCACCCAGAGGCCCGACAGCTTCGCTTTGCCGCCGAAGACGATCGTACGGTCGCAGGCTGTGGCAGAGCCATGATACTCGTCCCACCGGACAGTGAGATCCACCTCCACGTCCCCCCGCGCTCGCCGGGCCTGATTCTTGAAGTCGTCCGAAAAATGCTCCGGATATAGCCAGTAGTGGCTGTGGACGTCGACGATCACCCAGCCAGAATAGCCCACCAGCGGTGACCGGCCCGCTCGCGTCCAAACCACTGGACGGAAGCCGGCTCGCTCACAGCGACGCGATATCGCGCTCAACGTTCGCAATCGAGTGCAGGATCGCCCTCATTCGCGGCTTCTCGGGAACCTCCGGAAGCAGCTTTTCGAAAAGAGCACCCGCCGCCGCAAGATCCTTCGCGTAGGCGGCTCGGGCGCCGGCGCCGATCCGCTCAGTGAGATAGACCGGCGGACCGGGCTCGGAGGAAACCAGCGGCTCGAGCGATATCGTCCCGCAAAACCCCGGGATGTGTCGGACGTAGGCTTCCTCGGCCGCAAGGAATGCCTCCGCCAGAGCATCGCGGGTCGATTGCCGGCGCACCTGGTAGAGCCGCTCGAGCGAATCGTCGAGATGCCGCCGCCAGCCCGCCGCGGGATCGCCCAATACTCGCGCCACCACCCACGTCGTCAATTCGCAGCCCGGATTCGCCAGGATGTGATAGAACCACTCGCACGCGCGACCGCCCTCGCCGTGCAGTTGTTCCAGGTGCTCCCCCGCCGCCCGTACCGTCGGCAGAAACCAGCGATCGCGCCGCCAGTGCTGCGGCGGCTCCACCTGGGGACCGCCGATCGTACCGAAGGCGCAGCCAACCGCGTCGATGATTCGCTTGCGTTGCGCAGGATCCCGCTGGCGCGACGAATCGCGAACGTCGATGAGGTAATTGATCCGCTTCCCCAACTCGGCCAGATGCGGGATGCTAGCCGGGTCGTCGAAGCGCATGCCCCATCCGGAGACAGCCACGTGCTTTCCCGGGTAGGTGGCACGGATGTAGTCGGCGCAGCGGATATTCAGCCGCGCATGATACTCAGTCTCCGTGTAGCGGCTGCAGCGTTCGCAGCTGCAGCGCCCCTGGTCTGCCGACTGCATGGAGACGCCGTCGATCGGAAAGCGTCGAAAAACGAAATCGATCACCTTGCGCATCCATTCCCACGAAGCATCTTCGCTGCCGCACATCGCGCGAGCGTTGCCTTTCATCAGTCCGGGGTGCGCTTTGAGAATCTCTTCGAAGCCCCACGAGTAGACGCCGAGACCGGAAATGACGCGGACACCCTGGCGGTGCGCCTCGTCGATCAGCTTCTCGACGCGGGCAGCCCGGGCCGGAGTCACCGCCGAGGATAGATCGAGCGGCCACGCGCGAGAAACGTACAGGCCCCACACGCAGAGATCATCGAGTTCCCACTCACGCATCAGCGCGAACGTCTGGCGGTAGTCGCGGAGAAGATCGTTGTCCAGCCGCATGGAAGGCCACGCCGCATGGGTGTCGGGCGCGGTGGCCAGGTCGGTGATCCAGCCGAGATAGCCGCGGTAGCGGAAGGGTTCCGGAGCGGCGGAAGCGAGAGTAGTGGAGGCGGAAGCGGCGAGGAACTGGCGGCGATCCATGAGAAAGCAGCGCCGGCCGGAAGGTCAGATCCGGCCGGCGCAGGAATGAATCAAAAGTACAACTTCAGGCCGAACTGTCCGATGCGAGGGTCCTTCGCCGAGAAGATCCGGCCACCCTGCGTCGGCAGTTCGATATTGGTGTTGGGGTTGTTGAAGTTCGTGTGATTGAACGCGTTGAACGCCTCGGCCCGGAACTGGAGGTACACGCGATCGGTGAACGAAAAGTTCTTGAAGATCGCGAGATCCCAGTTGTTGAAGCCGGGGCCGCGCAGAATGTTGCGCCCCGCGTTGCCGATCGTGAACGCCGCCGGAACGCGGAAGTCCGCGATGTTGAAGCACTGCTCCGGCCGGCACTCGCTCACCGCGCCGCTGCCGATCACGTCCGGCCGGCGGGCGTACGAGAACGCAACGTTGGCCGGGTCGGAAGCGATCGTTGGCGTAAACGGGAAGCCGCCCTGTAGCGTGACGATACCCTGCAGTTGCCAGCCGCCCACCGCCAGATCCGCGGCGCGGGACATGCCGCTGCCGAACGCTTTGCCGCGTCCGAACGGAAGTTCCACGCCGAAGCTCGCAACGAAGCGCTGGCCCACATCGAGGTTCGAGCGCCCGCGCATGGACCGAAGGTTGAATGGATTGTCGGCGCCGTCGCCGCCGCCCTGGTCGTTCGAAGATCCGTCGATCACCTTGGACCACGAATATCCGGCCAAGAAGCTCACGCCCTGCGAGAATCGCTTCTCGAGCTTCACTTCGAGCGCGTTGTAGTTCGAGTTCTCGCGGTTGTCGTAGAAGAATCCCGTGCCGAACTCCGGCCTTGGACGCCGCTGCTGGAACGGCCGCAAATCCGTGGAACTCACCATCGGCAGGTTCTGCGGCAGCGCGCGTTCGAGATACGTGCCTTTGTTGCCCACATAGGCGAGTTCGAGGGACAGGTTCGGCATCAACTCGCGCTGCACCGCAAGATTCCACTGGTACATCGTCGGCGTTTTTAGGTGCGGGTTCAGCGCGTAAGTCAGCGGCGTCGTGAAGTTGGCGTTGGAGCTGAACGGATCGAAGAAGTTCCGCACTTCGAGTGTCGGCCGCGTATTCACCACCGGCTGCTGCTTGGATTCATCCACGATGAACGGCACGTTGATGATCGGCGCGCTCACGATGTTGTTCCCGCTCGTCAGCAGATAGAAAACGCCCGCGCCGGCTCGGACCACCGTTTTGTTGTTGCCGAACGGCCGCCACGCCATGCCCAGCCTCGGCGCGAAGTCATTGTACCGGTTGTAGAGCAGCTTGTTCGGCAAGCCGCGGTCGGAGGCCTTGTCGATCAGGCTCTGGAACCGCGGATACGCGAACCGCGAAACCTGCTGCGACACCAGGTTGATCTCTCCGTTGTCGAGCGTCGACACCACCCACCGGCCGCGTTCGAAATCGAACATCGCCGATTGATAATCGAGCGCCGTCGGCTGGATGTTCAGTTCGTACCGCAGGCCGATGTTCAGCGTCAGGTTGCTCGAAACCTTCCAGTCGTCCTGAACGTAGAAGTGATAGCGCGTCTCGGAGAGACCGAACAGGTTTCGGGGGAACGCCCGCGCGCCCGACGTCGGATACCCGGTGAGGAAGTCCGCGAACGCCTGGCCCGTGTAGTTCGGCGTGAACGAGAAATTGCCGCGGGAGTTCGCCGAATTCGTCGACGTCAGCCGGTAGTTCCTGAGGTCGGCCCCGAACTTCACCGTGTGCGCGCCACGGATCCACGAAAGGTTGTCGACGAGCTGATACATGTTCGTCGGGTTCACCAGCGGCTGGAACGCATTGCCGGCGATCCCCTGGAACCCGGTGATGCTCAACTGCGGGAAGCCCGGAAAGTTCAGGCTCGTTTCCTCGAATCCTCGGATACCCGATTGCGCCGTGTGATTCGTGCCCAGGCCCTGATTGATATTGGCGTTGTGCATGCGCGTGTAGCCCAGCCGAAGCTCGTTGAACATCGAAGGCGAAAACACGTGCGTTTCCGTGATGGCCAGGTTCTGCACCCGTTGGCGCTGCGTGGAGCCGCCGTTGTCCGGATAGGCGCCGGGGTTGAACCGCTCCAGGTGATTGACCGTATACCGCGCCGAGATCGTGTCCTTGTCGGAGAAGATATGGTCGTAGCGCGCGTTGCCCTGGTTCTGCGTGTCGCGGAACGGCGCCGCGTAGGAGAAAGTTCCGCTCGGCGTGTTCTGCGCCGGAATGAAAGGTATGAAGTAGCTCGCCACCGGATTGATCCGGGTGGAAGGAATGATGTTCCCCGGAAACGGAGTGCCGGTGAGCGGATCCCGCACGGCTGCGGTGATTCCGGAAAAGTCGCCGCGGCGAAACGCCTCGCTGGGCACTACCGGGTTGAACGCCCGGCCCTGGCGCACGCGCGTGCCTTCATAGTTCAGGAAGAAGAAATCGTGATCGCGGCGCACCGGACCGCCCACGGCCGTGCCGAACTGGTTCTGCCTGTATGGCGCTTTCCGCGCCAGGAAGAAGTTCCGGGCATCTAGCTTATCGTTCCGGAGAAACTCGTACACGCTGCCGTGGAAGGCGTTCGTACCGCCCTTGATCGTCGCGTTGAGCACCGCGTTGCCGCGGCCGAACTCGGCGGAGAATGAGTTCGCCTGCACCTTGAATTCCTGGATCGCATCCACCGAAGGCCGGAGCGCCACACCGTCGAAAAGCTGTTCGTTGATGCTGATTCCGTCCAGCAGGTACTCGGTCTTGCTTTGCCGCCCGCCGCTCACCGCCACCACCGTCGCGCCCACGGTTCCCGACGTGCCCGTAATGGCGTTCGGCAGCAGGCTCGCAAGCTGCACGAAGTTGCGGCCGTTCAACGGCAGGTCGACGATCTTCTTGTTGTTCACCACCTGCCCGATCGATCCGCTTTCCGTGTTCACAATCGGCGTGGTTTCCGCCACCGTGATCCGTTCGGAAACCGCGCCCACCGTCAGTGCAACATCGAAACGCGCCCGCTGGTCCACTTGCAGTTCGATGCCCGTGAACTCCTGCGTCTGGAAGCCGTCGTGCGAAATGTTGACGGTGTAGATGCCGTTGATCGGCAGAAGGGGAAGTTCGTAGTCGCCCGTTTGGGTTGAGACTGTCGACCGCTCCAGCCCCGTAAGAGTGTTTCTGGCGGTGACTTTCGCGCCTGCCAGCACGGCCCCCGATGTATCGGTGACACGGCCGACGAGCGTCGCCGTCGCTTGGCTCCATACCGCGGAAGCAAACGCCAGCAGCAGAACGATCACACTAACAAGTTGCATTTCAGACCTCCCAAAGAATAGTTTTTGAAAACCCAGCCCGCAGACACTCGACAATCCAGCATTCAGGACGGCATCGAGGCGGCCAAAGCGAAGCGAATCCCTTGAGGGCTTCTCCATAGATAGGCACTGGTGGCGGCGAAGTCAAGCAAATCGCTCCAGTTCCACCGCGCGCCGTTCAGAGGGCTGAACGATACGTATTTCGGTAGCGTTCCAGGGCTTTTCGTCCCGGAACATGGACGAAGGGGAGGTTCGCGCGAACCATCCGGAGATATGATTGATGCAGCAGAACTGGGCGAAGCGAAACCCGAATGCGGTCTCCCCGACAGATGAGCGCACAATGGAGCCCGACGGATCGGGACACGGTATCCCTGTATCGTGTGCCCGCCGCCGCCATCGCTCTTTCCTGCTCGGCGGCCCTCATCTTCGCCGCCGCCCCCAAGCCTCCCTCCGATCCGAAGTTACTCTCCTGCTCCCCGGCCGCCGTGCGCGCTGCAGCCACCGTACACCTCACTGTGCGCGGCAACGCGCTCGATGGAGCCCATGCCTTGATCTTTCAGGAACCCGGACCGCGCTCCCGAGTGATCGCCGTCCACACCAGCGACGAATCAAAGGCCGATACCATCGAGGTGGAGCTCGACGCGCCGGCGACGCCGGGCTCGTACCGGTTTCGAGCTGCCGGCGCGCGGGGCCTCACCAACGAACTCACGCTGCATGTCCTCTCGGAAGAGACCCGCACAGAGGAAGCGATGCCGGAAACCGTGACCGCCTTCCCCTTCGCTGTCGCCGGAACCCTCGCCGTGAAAGGCCAAACGGACCGGTTCTGGTTCAACGCCGCCTCCGGCCAGACACTCACATTTACCTGCGAAGGCGCTTCCGGTTCGCTGGATCCGGCGCTGGCTCTCGTCGAGCAATCCGGCAGTTGGTTCGACAAAACCCGGCTGAACCGGATCGCGTTCAACGATGAGCCGCTCCACTTCCCGGGACTTTCCAACGCGGCCCGGCTGATGCACCGGTTCGAAAAGGGGGGGCGCTACGCGATCGAAGTACGCGGATTCTCCGGCCAAGGCGGACCCGATGCCACATACGTGCTCCACGCCAGCAAAGGCACGGGACCCGAAGTGGACCTCCACCCGCCGGACAGTGGGCGGTGGGACGAACGCCGCTTCACTCGCGCCATCCCGCCGGACTGGCTTTCGCAGCTCGCTGTACGCGGCGCGTCGGATCCACCCAACCGCCACTACGAAACCTTCCGCGCCGCGGGCGGCGGCGCCGAGCCGCCGCTGATGACCGCTCCCGGATTGGTCGAAGGCGTCATCGCCGGCCCCGGTGAAACGCACCGGATCCGCCTGCGCATCCCAGCGCCGCAGGATCTGGCCTTGGAGATCGAGACGCCGCGCGCCACCATGCCGCGCTTCAATCCGGTTGTAAGGTTGCTAGCGCCAGATGGCACGGAAATGGTCACCAACGTCTACACCAAGCGCAACAACAACGGTCTGTACATGATGAAAATGATCCAGGCGAAATCCACCTTCACTCTCCGCGCCCCGGGCGACTACACGATCGAGATCCGCGATATCACCACCGACGTAGCCGGCGACGACTTCGCATATCGCGTCCTCGTGCGGCCGCAAACGCCCCACATCGGCAAAGTCGAAGTCGCCGAAGACCGCATCAACCTCGAGCCAGGTCAGGCGAAATCCGTTACCGTCACCGTGGATCGCGAAGAGGAATTTCGCGGCTTGGTCCTGGTTTCCGCCGAAGGCCTGCCGCCCGGCGTAACCGCCACCGCCGGCCTGTCGAACCCGGACGAGAAGCCGCCCCTGCCGAACGGCGGACGCCGCGAGCGCTACGTGAGCAAGCCGCAGGTAGCCACTCTCGTATTCGAGGCTTCAGCCGATGCGCCACCGATCGAGTCCCCGGCCACGGCGCGGATCACCGTGCGGACAGTTTCCGGCGGCGTCGCCGGCGCGCCGGTCCCTGTGAAGGAGATTCCGGTGATGGTGGTGCCGCGGAGGCCTTCGTGAGATTCGCCGCAGCGTTCGTTTTGCTGGCCGGCATCGCACCGGCCGCGCCGGTATCCATCCGCGTTGAACCCTCGTCCCGGGATCTGCGGGGAGCCGGCGCGGAGCAACAGTTTCTCGCCATCGCCGTGGACGCGGCCGGCGGCGAGCACGACGTCACCAGCGAGGCGACATGGAGTTCAAACGGCGCGGCGGCCCAAGTATCGGCGCAGGGCCTCGTGCAGTCTGAATCGGATGGCGCGGTGACGCTCACCGCGACACTCGGCCCGCTCACCGCCCGAGCCAACGTGCGGATCACCGAAGCCGGGGCGCGCCGGGAGTTCGCCTTCGGACGCGATATCGGCGGCGTGCTTACTCGCGCCGGCTGCAACAACAGCAACTGCCACGGTGGCGTGAAAGGCCGCGGAGGCTTCAAGCTCTCCAACGGTGCGCTGCATCCGAAAGACGACTACGAATGGATCGTCAACGGCGGCGTCTACCAGGTACTCACCAGCGAGGTAAAGGGCGAGCGAATCTCCCGTATCGATCTCGCGTCGCCCGAAAAGAGCCTCGTACTCCGCAAGGCCTCCGGACAAACCCCGCACGGCGGCGGCTTGCGGTTTGCGAGCGAATCGCCGGAATACGCCGCGCTCCTCGATTGGGTCCGCAAAGGTGCTCCCTACGGTCCGGAAGACGACACCTCAGTACGCGTCGAAGCTCTAGAGGTATTCCCGAAAGCGCTGTTCCTCGAGCGAGGAGAGAAGCACCGCCTCATTGTGACGGCGCGCCTCGCCGGCGGCCGGACCGAAGACTTCACTCGATCGGCCGTGTTTGCGTCGAATGACCGCGGCGTCGCGTCGGCCTCCGCGGATGGGACCATTACCGCGTCGAGCAGCGGAGAGACTTCCGTGCTGGTGCGGGCGGCGGGTGCGGTTGCTAGTGTGACGGTAGGCGTGATCGGGCCTCCCTCGGCTTCGTACCCGGACACGCCGCCCGCGAATTTTATCGACGAATTCATCTTCGACAAGTTGCGCCGGTTTCGTGTGCCGCCCTCGGCTCTTTCGAACGACGCCGAATTCCTCCGCCGCGTCTGCCTCGATCTCACCGGCACGCTGCCACCGCCGGAGCGCACGCGCGAATTCCTCGCCAGCCGCGACCCCGCCAAGCGCCGCAAGCTGATCGACGCACTGATCGCCTCGCCCGAGTTCGTCGAGTATTGGACCTACCGCTTCGACGACTTGTTTCGCGTGGCCGTGTTCTCCAACGGCATCATCGCCAAGTGGAGCCAGATGTACGGGGAGTGGGTGCGCGCGAGCGTCGCCGCCAACAAGCCCTATGACCAGATGGCGCGCGAGCGCCTCACCGCGCAGGGGTACGACGGCCCGACCCGCCACTACCTGCCCTACGACGTCATCGGCCCACCCGGCGAAACAATGGCCGAGGAAGTGCGCGTGTTCTTCGGGCGCCGCCTCGATTGCGCCCAGTGCCACAACCATCCCTACGAAGCCTGGAGCCAGGATCAGTTCTGGGGCATGGCCGCCTTCTTCGGCCGCCTTTTCAAGATGGGCGATCAGGGTAACGAGTACGTGATCTTCGATCATCCCAACGGCCAGGGCATGGGTAACGGCGACGTCGATGGCAGCATCGCGCTCAATCATCCACGCACAAAGGCGGTGCTCAAACCCACTCTGCTCGATGGACGCGTGGTGGAGGCCAGCGATGGAGAGAACCCGCGCAAGGCGCTCGCCGATTGGTTGGTGAAGCATCCCTATTTCGCCGAAGCAGCCGTGAACCGCTTCTGGAGCTACTTCTTCGGTCGCGGCATCGTGGACCCCGTGGATGACTTCCGCTCCACCAACCCGCCCACGCATCCCGAACTCCTCGCCCGGCTCGCCGAGGATTTTCGTACCCACAACCACGACCTCCGCCGCCTCATCCGCACCATCGTGCTCTCGCGGACCTATCAGCTATCCGGCGAGCCGAACGGAGCCAACCGCGACGACCGTACGAATTACTCGCACTCCCAGGCGCGGCCGCTCGACGCCGAAGTCCTCCTCGACGCGGTCACCTCCGTCACGGGCGTCCCGGAAACCTTCATCACCGGCGTCTCCGATTCGGCGAAGGCTTCGGGACAGGCGCCTTCCGGCACCCGGGCCATCGCGCTGCGTGAACCGGATCTTTTCTACTCTCGGTTCCTGGAAGTCTATGGGCGGCCGAACCGGCTGACGCTGCCCGAACGGAACCCGGCAGCAAATCTCGGCCAAGCCCTGAACATGCTGGCCGGCAGCGTCTACAACAACAAACTCGACGCACCGGGAAGCAGGCTCCGTGTCCTGCTCGACGCCGGCAGCACCAATGAAGAAATCGTCGAAGAGTTCTACTTGGCCGCGTTCGCTCGCGTGCCCGACGCCGAAGAGAAGGCCGCGTTGGCCGCGCTGGTTGGAAGCGGGCCGGAACGCCTGGCCTCGCTCAAGAATATGGTTTGGGCGATTCTCTGCTCGCGCGAGTTCGCAGAGAATCATTAGAGGGAGCCTATGAATCGATACGGCTGTTTGC encodes the following:
- a CDS encoding carboxypeptidase regulatory-like domain-containing protein, producing the protein MQLVSVIVLLLAFASAVWSQATATLVGRVTDTSGAVLAGAKVTARNTLTGLERSTVSTQTGDYELPLLPINGIYTVNISHDGFQTQEFTGIELQVDQRARFDVALTVGAVSERITVAETTPIVNTESGSIGQVVNNKKIVDLPLNGRNFVQLASLLPNAITGTSGTVGATVVAVSGGRQSKTEYLLDGISINEQLFDGVALRPSVDAIQEFKVQANSFSAEFGRGNAVLNATIKGGTNAFHGSVYEFLRNDKLDARNFFLARKAPYRQNQFGTAVGGPVRRDHDFFFLNYEGTRVRQGRAFNPVVPSEAFRRGDFSGITAAVRDPLTGTPFPGNIIPSTRINPVASYFIPFIPAQNTPSGTFSYAAPFRDTQNQGNARYDHIFSDKDTISARYTVNHLERFNPGAYPDNGGSTQRQRVQNLAITETHVFSPSMFNELRLGYTRMHNANINQGLGTNHTAQSGIRGFEETSLNFPGFPQLSITGFQGIAGNAFQPLVNPTNMYQLVDNLSWIRGAHTVKFGADLRNYRLTSTNSANSRGNFSFTPNYTGQAFADFLTGYPTSGARAFPRNLFGLSETRYHFYVQDDWKVSSNLTLNIGLRYELNIQPTALDYQSAMFDFERGRWVVSTLDNGEINLVSQQVSRFAYPRFQSLIDKASDRGLPNKLLYNRYNDFAPRLGMAWRPFGNNKTVVRAGAGVFYLLTSGNNIVSAPIINVPFIVDESKQQPVVNTRPTLEVRNFFDPFSSNANFTTPLTYALNPHLKTPTMYQWNLAVQRELMPNLSLELAYVGNKGTYLERALPQNLPMVSSTDLRPFQQRRPRPEFGTGFFYDNRENSNYNALEVKLEKRFSQGVSFLAGYSWSKVIDGSSNDQGGGDGADNPFNLRSMRGRSNLDVGQRFVASFGVELPFGRGKAFGSGMSRAADLAVGGWQLQGIVTLQGGFPFTPTIASDPANVAFSYARRPDVIGSGAVSECRPEQCFNIADFRVPAAFTIGNAGRNILRGPGFNNWDLAIFKNFSFTDRVYLQFRAEAFNAFNHTNFNNPNTNIELPTQGGRIFSAKDPRIGQFGLKLYF
- a CDS encoding DUF1553 domain-containing protein; this translates as MRFAAAFVLLAGIAPAAPVSIRVEPSSRDLRGAGAEQQFLAIAVDAAGGEHDVTSEATWSSNGAAAQVSAQGLVQSESDGAVTLTATLGPLTARANVRITEAGARREFAFGRDIGGVLTRAGCNNSNCHGGVKGRGGFKLSNGALHPKDDYEWIVNGGVYQVLTSEVKGERISRIDLASPEKSLVLRKASGQTPHGGGLRFASESPEYAALLDWVRKGAPYGPEDDTSVRVEALEVFPKALFLERGEKHRLIVTARLAGGRTEDFTRSAVFASNDRGVASASADGTITASSSGETSVLVRAAGAVASVTVGVIGPPSASYPDTPPANFIDEFIFDKLRRFRVPPSALSNDAEFLRRVCLDLTGTLPPPERTREFLASRDPAKRRKLIDALIASPEFVEYWTYRFDDLFRVAVFSNGIIAKWSQMYGEWVRASVAANKPYDQMARERLTAQGYDGPTRHYLPYDVIGPPGETMAEEVRVFFGRRLDCAQCHNHPYEAWSQDQFWGMAAFFGRLFKMGDQGNEYVIFDHPNGQGMGNGDVDGSIALNHPRTKAVLKPTLLDGRVVEASDGENPRKALADWLVKHPYFAEAAVNRFWSYFFGRGIVDPVDDFRSTNPPTHPELLARLAEDFRTHNHDLRRLIRTIVLSRTYQLSGEPNGANRDDRTNYSHSQARPLDAEVLLDAVTSVTGVPETFITGVSDSAKASGQAPSGTRAIALREPDLFYSRFLEVYGRPNRLTLPERNPAANLGQALNMLAGSVYNNKLDAPGSRLRVLLDAGSTNEEIVEEFYLAAFARVPDAEEKAALAALVGSGPERLASLKNMVWAILCSREFAENH
- a CDS encoding IclR family transcriptional regulator; amino-acid sequence: MPTVPNAASVERAIAILEYLDGSRRGLNISEISRKLGIPKSSAHVIVVTLERLGYVRKREDSLFYMLGLKAYGLGMGMMKSLSLSEAALPHMRALSHQLHLPSHLAVPDGDQGVYVQKVDTPGLIKIDTYVGRRMDLHCTGVGKIILAFGPQELHDRFLAKQVYIRHTRNTITSPRLMQREIAKIRKLGFAMDDEEEELAVRCVAVPVFKNGRFTAALSVTGTTAQLPLNAIDEVAAVLRSAAAAISAPLPLPPEQ
- a CDS encoding amidohydrolase family protein; the protein is MGYSGWVIVDVHSHYWLYPEHFSDDFKNQARRARGDVEVDLTVRWDEYHGSATACDRTIVFGGKAKLSGLWVPDKEVAAYAATQPSKLIGFLSLDPTQPGWQDEMIEGHQNLKLKGIKLMPMYAGFLPQDPRFDYLWEYATKHGLPVLLHTGTTFVAQAPLECTLPRHLDAVATRFPDVKMILAHIGHPYEGECVVTIRKHPNVYADCSALHYRPFQLYHSLMLLQEYGVWNKLLFGSDYPFTTVDASLAGMRALNDMLEGTRLPRLDPDRMEAMFQRDSLKLLGIDA